Proteins from a single region of Besnoitia besnoiti strain Bb-Ger1 chromosome Unknown contig00019, whole genome shotgun sequence:
- a CDS encoding starch binding domain-containing protein (encoded by transcript BESB_033120), which yields MLPDGLDSTTQPCLGGMVGLVSGCDVQAQRPPATLEERRRIQEMYREKVKERKIRIYQNALEEVIRREKASSMRHVVFKVPFNTHFGQNLFLIGSDEMLGNWAAEQAVSMVWTQNNIWTCELKFPREATRVEYKYLIKEGSHMIWEPGQNHVIDLRRLEALARPTMSGGAEAAHVIQDSWGRGDAQGVYAGVS from the exons ATGCTTCCTGATGGTCTTGACAGCACCACGCAGCCGTGTCTAGGCGGCATGGTTGGGCTGGTATCAGGGTGTGAtgtgcaggcgcagcgcccgcccgcgacgcTTGAAGAGCGTCGTAGGATTCAAGAGATGTATCGTGAAAAAGTGAAGGAACGAAAAATTCGGATCTACCAAAACGCCCTGGAGGAAGTTATCCGCCGAGAAAAAGCCAGCTCGATGCGACACGTCGTATTTAAGGTCCCCTTCAATACACAT TTTGGCCAAAACTTGTTCCTTATCGGGAGCGACGAGATGCTCGGGAACTGGGCGGCAGAACAGGCTGTCAGCATGGTGTGGACGCAGAACAACATCTGGACGTGCGAACTCAAGTTTCCCAGAG AGGCCACACGCGTCGAGTACAAGTACCTCATCAAAGAGGGCAGCCACATGATTTGGGAACCGGGCCAGAACCACGTCATCGATCTGCGGCGCCTTGAGGCACTCGCGCGGCCTACTATgtcaggaggcgcggaggcggcgcatgTGATTCAGGATTCATGGGGtcggggcgacgcgcagggggTGTACGCAGGAGTAAGCTAG